AGATAATGGCTCCAGTTGGCTCTTACGACTCTTTGGCTGCGGCTATACAGGGTGGGGCAAACTCTATTTACTTTGGAATAGAAGGGCTGAATATGCGAGCCAAGTCCTCTAATAACTTTACAATGGATGACTTGAAGCAGATCGCCGCTATATGTAAAGAAAATGGACTAAAGAGCTATCTGACGGTGAATACAATTATTTACGACAATGATATCTCGTTGATGCACCAGATTGTAAATGCTGCAAAAGAGGCTGAGCTTTCAGCCGTAATTGCTTCTGATGTAGCTGTGATGATGTATGCGCGCAGCATAGGTGTTGAAGTTCATTTATCTACACAATTGAACATTACGAATACAGAGTCCTTAAAGTTTTACGGGCAATTTGCAGATGTTGTTGTATTGGCACGCGAGCTGAATCTCGATCAGGTGGCTTCTATCTATAAAGATATTGTAGAACAAAATATAAGAGGTCCTAAAGGGGAACTTATCCGTATCGAAATGTTTTCTCATGGAGCTTTGTGTATGGCTGTGTCAGGCAAATGTTACCTGAGCTTGCATGAAAGAGATTTATCTGCAAATAGGGGGGCATGCAATCAACTGTGCCGCCGCAGCTATATTGTAAAAGATAAGGAGTCGGATATCGAACTCGAAATTGACAATGAATACATCATGTCTCCAAAAGATTTGAAAACCATTCATTTTATGAACAAAATGATGGATGCCGGTGTGCGTGTATTTAAAATAGAAGGGCGTGCTCGTGGTCCCGAATATGTGCGTACTGTAGTCGAATGCTACAAAGAAGCGGTGCAAGCCTATTGTGAAGATACATATACTGAAGAAAAGATTGGAAAGTGGGACGAACGCCTTGCTACGGTCTTTAATAGAGGATTCTGGGATGGTTATTATCTTGGTCAGAAACTGGGAGAGTGGTCTAGTAATTATGGTTCAGGAGCAACAAAACGAAAAATATACATAGGTAAAGGGCTTAAATATTTCTCAAATCTTGGTGTTGCCGAATTCTTGATGGAAACACAATCGTTGAAGGTTGGTGACGAAATACTTATTACCGGGCCTACTACAGGAGCAGTAACACAGATCGTAGACGAAATTAGAGTTGACCTTCAACCTGTAGAAGAGACAGTAAAAGGCGAGAAGTTCTCTATTAAAGTGAATGATAAAATCAGACCTTCCGACAAACTATTTAAGCTAGTAGCGGTAGAACGGAAGAAGAAGTTTGTAGAAAAAATATAGCAATATTATTTTTTCAGATTCCTTTTTATATTGAACTTTACAATCTTCGTAACTAGATTCAATGGTAAAGGTTTATCCAATGGCAATTGTATTGCTCCTTTTGATGTTTTGTATTGTGTGAGTTCTTCTTCGAAGGCAATAATAGCTTCTGCACCCGGGTATAAACCGATGTGCTTTTTATGACCTGCAAAGTGTATAAGATTTCCATTCTGATGAAAGGTGGGCATTTGCCAACTGATTTTCTCGATTGCATCAGGTGCAGCTTTTTTGATGATTTTTCTTAGTTTATTCATCAATGCCTGAATATTCTCAGGAAATGAAGCTATATATTCATCTATGTTTTGCATAATTATAATGTTTAACTTTAATAAAATAAATTTGTAAGGCTTGAATTTAATTTTCAAGTCTTACAAATTTATTTAAAATTATTTCAATATGAACTAAAATAAAAAAGGTGGGAGTATGTACTCCCACCAATTCAGAATAATATTCGTTATAAGTCTTATATATTTTCTCTTATTTTTTTTGCAATTTCTTCAAATTCAAATTGCTCAATCTTTATTCTTGGATTTGAAAGGCTCATATCTGATTCTTTATTTATAGGAATCAAGTGTATATGAGCATGAGGTACTTCAAGGCCTACAACCATTATACCTACACGTTTGCAAGGAATGGCTTTCTCAATAGATTTTGCAACTTTTTTTGCAAAAATGACCATATCTTTTAAAATATCGTCGTCAAGATCGAATATGTAATCCACCTCCTGCTTAGGAATGACAAGTGTATGTCCCTTTGCCATCGGATTTATATCCAAGAATGCAAAGAACCTCTCATCTTCGGCCACCTTATATGATGGTATCTCACCCTTAACAATTCTACTGAAAATACTAGGCATAAGTTTATAATGATATATCCATAATTTCGAAACTCATAATTCCCGAAGGAACTTTTATTTCGGCTATATCTCCCACTTTTTTACCCATCAATCCTTGCGCGATAGGAGTGTTTACAGCCATCTTGTTTTCTTTCAAGTTAGCCTCGCTCTCTGCAACGATTGTATATGTCATCTTTTGGTTATTTTTCGTATTGCGTATTGTAACCTTGTTCAATATTTGCACAACGTCTGTTCCTATTGAATCTTCATTGATCAGACGAGCATTTGCCAATAGATTTTTCATTTGGGCTATTTTAGCTTCAAGTAGCCCCTGAGCCTCTTTGGCTGCATCGTATTCAGCATTTTCAGATAAGTCTCCCTTGTCTCTAGCCTCTGCTATTTGTTTCGATATAGCAGGCCTTTCCGTAGTTTCAAGAGTGTTGATTTCTTCTTTCAACTTTTTGTAACCTTCCGCGGTCATGTAAGTGATAGCCATGGTAATTAAAAATTAAATTAATTCCTACTGTTTTTTTAATTTTTGATTGTTTTTAAAGCGACAAAAAGAAAAAGAATTCCTGCCGTTAAAGGCCAGAACTCCTTTTCCTTTTTCATTTTATCAAAAACAAAGATATACTATATTTTTCGTATTTTCAAATATTTGGAAATACTTTTATAATAATTTTTGAACTTCTGAAGCTAGGTTATCAGTAGATAAAATTCTTTTTACAATCTCTCCATTCTTGTTTAATAAATATGTAGTAGGGAAGCCTTG
The Dysgonomonas mossii genome window above contains:
- a CDS encoding iron chaperone, whose amino-acid sequence is MQNIDEYIASFPENIQALMNKLRKIIKKAAPDAIEKISWQMPTFHQNGNLIHFAGHKKHIGLYPGAEAIIAFEEELTQYKTSKGAIQLPLDKPLPLNLVTKIVKFNIKRNLKK
- a CDS encoding HIT family protein — its product is MPSIFSRIVKGEIPSYKVAEDERFFAFLDINPMAKGHTLVIPKQEVDYIFDLDDDILKDMVIFAKKVAKSIEKAIPCKRVGIMVVGLEVPHAHIHLIPINKESDMSLSNPRIKIEQFEFEEIAKKIRENI
- the greA gene encoding transcription elongation factor GreA codes for the protein MAITYMTAEGYKKLKEEINTLETTERPAISKQIAEARDKGDLSENAEYDAAKEAQGLLEAKIAQMKNLLANARLINEDSIGTDVVQILNKVTIRNTKNNQKMTYTIVAESEANLKENKMAVNTPIAQGLMGKKVGDIAEIKVPSGIMSFEIMDISL
- a CDS encoding peptidase U32 family protein; its protein translation is MNKKISDFEIMAPVGSYDSLAAAIQGGANSIYFGIEGLNMRAKSSNNFTMDDLKQIAAICKENGLKSYLTVNTIIYDNDISLMHQIVNAAKEAELSAVIASDVAVMMYARSIGVEVHLSTQLNITNTESLKFYGQFADVVVLARELNLDQVASIYKDIVEQNIRGPKGELIRIEMFSHGALCMAVSGKCYLSLHERDLSANRGACNQLCRRSYIVKDKESDIELEIDNEYIMSPKDLKTIHFMNKMMDAGVRVFKIEGRARGPEYVRTVVECYKEAVQAYCEDTYTEEKIGKWDERLATVFNRGFWDGYYLGQKLGEWSSNYGSGATKRKIYIGKGLKYFSNLGVAEFLMETQSLKVGDEILITGPTTGAVTQIVDEIRVDLQPVEETVKGEKFSIKVNDKIRPSDKLFKLVAVERKKKFVEKI